The DNA region AGTATATAATAtgcttgaatatatatatatatattaatcttcaaaacatgcaaaaaaaaatcatccagctTAACCAGGCAGTACTGTAGACATGGCGAAACCCtcacataacaaaaaaaactgtataaaatgtacaaaaactaaagaaaacaaaaacatatacatgCATTTGCATATGAAATATATACAGAGTTTGCAAAgattttgaatatatatttaagatatgTATTTAAGCAAGTATACTGCAGACACGGAAGGCACATTCTATTAATATTGACCCAGTTCATGTACTTCTCTTTTTAAAGAAGAATGCGTGAGAGCCACACTAGTGTTTAATCATTTACCAGAGAAGGAGGATTTCACAATCGCTAATGAGGTACCACTTCCTGACGAGTGTCTACTACAGTAATGTACCAGATGGGTCTCTGTTAAAGTCATTTAAAGGGGTTTAAAGTTGCTTTCAATTGAGTTGAACCATAACATTGCATTACAAGCAACTGAAACACTGTTTTAACTCTATGTTaatggcaaatgtcatgggatatcAGTATGTAGATTGGTCATGATGTGTTTCCTCAGGAAGCTGTTTGGGTATGCTCAcatctgtataggttgtgaggtgctatcttgtgagtggcCACCATGCCCAAAGCAAGGCGACGTGAATTATGGTAATTCCAGTGAAAATATGTCTATGTGTGCTAAGAATACATCATAGGCGtcaagacattaccacccacagtggacacagTGTATTATTATGATTGGGACCAGCAGCTTCTAGCTAAAAATTACACAGACAAGAGACTCAGAAATCATCACACCCAAATTCAAAGCTGGAGtctccacacacatatcccaaaggtcagtgcagcattcttagCTTCTATGGCACATGACAATAGTCATCTGGCACATCAGTGATAATTAAAAGGCACATCGCTCAAAAGATATCTAAACAAACATCCATTACCTGTCCTGCTGCCTGGGTTGAGAAAGCTTGGACCAGTTTCTCCACACCGTAGTCTGTGAGGATGGAGGTGTTGAAGATGAACTGAGAGTAGGAGATCTCATCTCTGTCTATCAAGAAGCTGTCAGGCATGAGAGGGTGCCAGTGGTACAGCTGGTTGAACTCCACAGAGATGCGATTCTGGTACTGGAACTGCGCCCGGAAGAGCAGGGTCGGGTCAAACTTTAGCTTCAGGTAGTAGCCGCTCAGGTGCTGCACATAGTCTTCGATCACAATCCGAATAGTCTCACCTGGAAAATTATATGGAAACATAAAATAtggagaaaatatttttttacattttgttttgctAGTGCTACtgttatttacacagaaaatggACCAGTAGATGTACCAATGAAAAATCTAAAATGACTGAATAAAGCAGGAGTAAACTACTTTATTCAGTTATTCAGTACAATTTTAGACATACAAGGTTATTTATGAGAAAAATTCCatgtattgtttatattttaattcttattttaattcatttattggGAATAGACTTTAgcatatttatgatattttattcagctattgtttatttgcttaatttaaggtATTTGAAATGTTCAGTTACTGTTTATTTGACTAATTCAAGatgatttactgtatatttaatttatatatatattggggaaaaataatacaaaaatataataatataataatgtatacaTAACGCAATTATTCTTCAAACAAACAGTAATTGTGACACTATGTTTGAATATTTTGCAAAATAAAGGTTATTTAAGATTCTGCATCAAATTTATTACctcttaaaaacatttaatctCATCATGAATCCAAGCGTTTTCATGTGAATGTAGGTagttttaaattgtagttttaacTGTGCATACTTTTAATTCACCAAATAATCAACATTTCTGCCATTTTCTTGcttctattattattttgtttgttctACTTCTTATTATATGATAATATACATCAATAATTTTCTACATAATAGTCTAGTAAAGTATAGAGATTCAGTGAGAGAATCAGATTTCTTCAATAATCCAGTCAATGTGTTTACCTgcacttgggtaatcagataatgggaaactCATTTACATGAGCAATTTACTCAAACAATAATTGGATTTGTATTTTGCAATTAGCCAGTAATCTCAAGAAGCAAAGAAGCATGCAACGTAAAAATCAAACTGCAAAATTCCAATAAGGATAGGATTATTGAATGCATGTGAACGTACCCACTAATAAAAAAAGCTATAATAAGCTACAGTAGAGAGCATGTACCTATAATAATGAGTCTGGTGGTCTGAAACAGCTGCTCGTCTCCCCAGGTGGGGTGCTCTTCCTTCAGGATGTCACAGACACGGTTGTGCTCCCGCAGCCACAGGGTGGCGTACATGCTTAGACCTGGCAGCAGCCCAAACACCTCCTGGCCTATGGCCATCTGCTGTTCTGGAGGGACTGATGGAGGGTAACTCATATTCACGTTTGACTCTGCCACGGTGGGGGGGTACATCTCTCCCTTTATGATCTGTGGAAGCATGAACATGGAGATAGTGGTGAGCAACAAACACTTTTATGTTAAAAATATCTTGTTTTGGATGTTTTTAGCGCTCCCTAGTGGCCTTCAGTAGTACAGCTTGAATACAAACAAGCCTTGAGTTCAGTTGTTAGCTGCCTATGCAACAGTGTGGTCATATGTTGGCCATAAGCCTATAAATTTAATATCTTTGGTAAAAACCATGATATTTCATGTTTCAGTGCCGCTGTAGTGTGACTAGAACTTGTTTGTAGCTTGTATGATGAACAACAAAAGCTAACTGTTTTAGCATCTATGCTAATGTGTTTATATATGGAGGTAGCCAGCTCATCCATATGGGAAAAATGGTGTAGGCTGAGTTGTTTGGTAAAGTTACTAGGATAATAATTAGTTTGTGCCAATAAGCCAATAAATACCCTGCCAAAGTcgcctccaaaaaaaaaaaaaagtcatcataCACCCTAATATTTTGTTAGACCGCCTTTatcttcatttacatttacatttacggtatttagcagacgcccttatccagagcaacttacaacagtgcttcaaataCAAAAGAGCTtcgattgctgcacacattcactgtgacattgttttaataagcttctgcaatgtcacaagatttatttcaatccagtgttgctggattcatttttcaccaagatcttgcagcagcattgatgatggtagagtctgaccactgctcaacgcttctccttctccagcacatcccaaagattctcaatgaggtcaagttctggactctgtggtgaactttctcaattcatgtgtgaaaatgatgatctcatgctccctgaaccacactttcacaattccagccccatgaatcctgatattgttatcttggaatatggccgtataTGCCCATCAGGGAAGAataaatccattaatggaataacctggtctatattcagtatatataggTAGTCAACTGACATCATTCTTTCAGGATCGTTTTAGTGCTCCCTAGTGGCCTTAACCAGTACTAGTACAGCCTGAATACAAGCCTGGAGTTCAATTGTTAGTTGCTTATGCAACTGTGTGGTCATGGTTTTCTCTCAGTGAAATCTTGGCCTACATAAGCCTATAAAGCTTAAAACCTTTGGTAAAAACCCTGATATTTTCTGTTTCAGTGCGGCTGTGGTGTGACTATAACTTGTTTGTAGTTTGTATGATGAACTACAAAAGCTGTAAAACGTTTGAGGTTTAAGCTAACTGTTTTAGCATCTATGCTAGCTAGTATGTTTATATGGAAATAGCCAGCTACTCCATATGGAAAGCTGGTGTAGACTGAGTTGTTTGGTCATATGCATGTTTCTGAGATAATAATCAGGTAATGTTGTTAATGTTGTAGAAGCTAacttaagttatttttttatcaacttAATAACTTAATCTTAATTAGCTAAGCCAATTAATACACTGCCATGTTACTGTTGCTGGACCTAGACCTGCCCAaatgcagcatcaaccccacatcatttacttacttaaattcaGGTGGCgacttattttttttgcacaggcAGTGGGTTTAAGAGTTAGACTCATGTCATGCAGGGCTGTCAAGTTTCACACATTGGGTGTGAAACACACCCATTTTAAGCAGTATTCACAAGTACACAAGTATTCAATATTCACTATGTTTTAACTGTGAACGAAGAGCAGCATCAATAGGTTTCCCACAATTTTCTTTATACTAAGAAATGTTGTATCCATGTAAAATAGATAATAACTTTCCAAAGAAGACGATGCAGAGCAACACATTAGACATTAGACAGCATGAAAGCTTCCTGTATGAGTTGCCTACAGTACAGTAATTGATCTCATCATTGATTTTGTATTTCCTAATAGAAATTGCACTTACATCATAAAAATAATGAGAGCTGATGTTGGGGGAATACTGTCTCCAGCTAATAATGTTATATAACTACTTACAACACACAACACCAATCATATACAGCCCCCAAACAAACATAACCCAAACAACACCCCTTACTAACATCAACCCTGCTATTCCTGACAAAATCTCATTTTGAACGGCCTTTAAAACTTCACAGCTCTTTTCAATTTTACAAGAAAATGTAAGAGAGaagctgaaaataaagaaaaatggaaaataacaaGAAAAGAACAAGTACAAGGAACTTAAAGATACTAATATTGATGCAAGTTTAAGTCCAGTGAAGACTGAACAGAAGGTTTCAAACCTAGCAAAccagcagagaaaaagaaaagcctTACTCTAGTATGTTTACGCCAAAGTCTTTTACGTCATCCTCTTATCTCTTGATTTATTTGGGTCAGGTTTCATATTTAATCATTAAGGTTTAACAGAAACATCAATTCTGTCAGGCTACTCACCCCAGAAAGAAGAACAACTCCAGAAAAAAATGCTTTCTTCACAGGATGCAACTGAAGTATTTTGCAGAAGTTTAGGTTTGGGCACCCACAGCCAAATGACACATTTCGTCATTTACACAAATTGAGAAATAGTAAATTTACACTCTGTAGCcaataaaacatgacaaaaaaactCATCTATTTTTCAAATGGGCCCCACTTTCACATCCCATTTTATACTTTCTTAGGTCCTATCTAGGCAGACCCATCTGTGCAGATGATAATAGGGAAATAATAGGTGATAataggtgaaataaaaaaaaatgtatggaaACTTtggcactctaaactccctaagactcgcccCTCAATTAGACTTACTTAAGTTACGGCTTCACTATTACAATTGGTGGCACTAATCAACTGGTCAAATGATTATGGTAAACCAGtgctgaagaatattggttgttaaattttgtaacctgacaccaataaatccataatttctggtattaTATTTTATGCTATTTGCTTTATTTAGGAGAATTTTATCCTCTTTAGCAACATAGATGACATTAAGTATCGTTGAAAAttgttaatcaatcaatcaacctttatttccaacCTTTATACATGAAAGGtacccctcattttcaatgcagtcgagcctacaaaattaaagggattgaaaataaattaaaattataaaaacaagcaaacaatataagatttcattaagaagaaataaaataattcagaataaaagcatatgcagacaggctaaaatgtaaaacaataaaacaaagagataaataattagagtaataaaatataaacacaattaaagaaaaagaggactaaaataacaccaaaattataaataaaataaaataaaataaataataataataacaataaccataaaaaaagaattgtcttgcaatatattaAGTATCACAGAATAACAGTATCATGATGAGTGTCAGGAAAGCACTGCATCTCTAGCTCTGATAAATCAgccaacagacgcctgtgctggcCAGCATCACAACAGAAGTGATGacgggaaagagcgccatctacctacccagagggaGCATGACCCACtgtgctctctttctctggctTCGGCTGCTGCTGTTGATGATTTGATCATACTGTCATTGTTTTATTCTGCTGAGTCATTTGGAGACCAACGTGAGTTTTCTGATTTAGTGGCAGATCTTTGCAAATTTTTGCAAAAAATTCTGAAAACAGctgaaaatgtacaaatataCTTAAGCCCTGGTGGTCATTGACTATTGACTTACTTTTGCTACTTTTTAGTAAAACAAAATCTCTGTGTAATGTGTAACTGTGTAATTTGGTCAAAGctgaacaaatgttttttttggattgcAGACTGTATGTGATAATGCAGTTTAGAGGTTTAAAAAGGTTTAATGAAAAGCCACAggaaatttatttacattttgcaaGGGAGGAAACAGTGTTCATATGATACAAGTATATTCATGCCTAATGCTTTCTCTTCAGTACGTTTTGCCATCTCAATGGACGTTAGGAATTTATGAGTATTGGCTGATGTATGCTAACCCAGAGGCATGGTGAGCTTAAGGTTGTAAATGATTAATAGCAAGTCAGGCATTTTACACAAACAGCAGCCGTACCTGGTACTTCAGCTTCCCATCTTTGTGGAGTCTTAGGCCTAGCTGTCGATCAAGGTTATCTCCATAGATATGTCCAGCATCCACCTGtgcataaaaacacaaaaaagaacagTGGGTTTAAACAAGACACAAACTAAGAAACAAATTGATGGCATTGAAATACataagcattaaaaaaagaatgcACTTGGCATTCAGCAATGTTTTAGGCTGATATGTAAATGATATGTATGATCTGATTAGACCCTGGGTCTTGGAAAAAGAGGGTGTGACAAAAAGTGTTTCCTGCACTGCCCTATTAAAAGTTACTCAAGAGGGTACTTTCGGGCAgtttacctcctggtgagagacacTCAAAgtcattttgcccagttgacagactttgagagacGTTCTATTTAGGATTCAACTTTTTCAAACATTACCCAGTGAAGCTCCAGGTGTGAACCCAATTGTCCATATCAGTTTTACAGGATATTAACCAAACTTTATTCTGTTAGTTGTGAAAATGTTTCTCACAAGCAAAATATCTGGCTGCACACTACATACGGTAAGTCTAGACCAGATTCTCTAGACTTTTTCTATACATTTTCACTTACTTTTTAAAGACTTAGGTCTTAGGTGGgtcaatattaatataacatgCCGTTGTGTCCACAGCATAGTTCTTTAAATTGCATGCAAACCttatgtaacaatacatttttcaagatttactctaaaTTAACTTATCTTTAAGGTACTTTTTGATAAttgtatacagttttctttgatatgGGGGTAGATTTTTGCCTTGATATGTTGAATGATTCTTATAAGGGGTAAATAACacaattttgaaaataaaaaattatgtaaatatCAAAATGTGTCCAAGGACTAATTTTTGAGAGCTAATCGTCTACCCTGTCGAGCATCTTGCAATAACAGGGTGGATGCATGCATGTCaggaaataaatataattatagaaatactgtatatagaatGTGATTAAGCTATGAAAATATAAGTTGTGTGACAgtcatataaatataatacattaaaaaaaacaaaaaaaaattaaaaatccatgTCGAAGTCAAGTTGAAAGTCAAAGGCACAGTAGTCTTACAATGACCGAGTTAAAATTATTACGTTTTTCATTTTATGGGCACTAAAATAATGCTATTTCAATACAACAGTATACCATTACAGAttatatatcgcccagccctatcaAATATTCAACTCACCCCATGACTGAGCGCTTTCGTAAAGCCCAGCCCCACCCGATTGTGTGTCTTGAAGAACTGGTGGGTGAAATGCTGAGCGAAAAAGGCGAACATTAAATTAGTTCCCTGAGGGTCTGGCCTGAATTTCCGCCTCAACATGAACTTCTCCACCATCAGCTTGGGGTCTGGAAGCTCGGTTTTCCCTGCGGACGATTGAAATATCAGTTACAGCAGCTGCGCAGGAAATAAGGCTACATGAGGTATTCAGACAGGATTTCTCCACATTACAGGTGTTTACAGAAAAAGAACTAATTCCTTTACAgagttataaaatatttaataacttcTTTCAGCTTATTTTTCAGTCTGTATTTTTGAAAGTCCCTTTGTGTTTCAGGGGATGTGTGTTTTGCTCTTCCTTAGTTCCTCTCCTTGGTTGGCTGGAATTGCTTTAAGGTGGTAAGCTTAGCATAGTTTACCTTTCCAGCTAACAAATTAGCACCAGTTTCATCAGAATAAAAACTTTAATCTGTATTGAATTCCAGTTTTCACcaaaatgaaaatgtttaatttaaaataccCCCATGTTTCGGGGGCTGTGTGCTTTACAGTGctaatgtgttagctagctaagctagctagctaggtattTCTGTCGTTTAGTGTTGCCTTGTCAGTAAGCTCTGACTGCATAATGCATACCGTATTGTTCGCACtaaaaggcacacttaaaatcctttaattttcccaaatatcgtcttatttatgaattttaccagtcaggctgtGAGAAGCAGAAAAGCAACTTATCTAAAGTATATATAAGTGTTATACAggggttatacaggagtttaagtaaagtttctccagcagtgaggatgtagcagtattagcattagccgctaaccacaatgctagctctttcatcatttagaggtgagtattatctgactgtaatgcgtgtttaccgtgttaaaacataGAGCTAATATCCCCCTGGTTTACcagaatactcagggttcctcagtgtagcgctgccgggtggcatttactagcgataAGCACTAACTGCACTGCAACATTttaaatctaaggttactgtaaataaacagaagcactttactcactcaaataaacagttttaaggagagaaatctgtgtagattaacacccatcGCATaattgactgaaagaaaatgtattttttttttattttttataagaattacatttttgttttcgcTTCCACCAAGTTTcctcattagaagggaaacatggcgacacccttgctccttactattgtcacttaaaatgcgccttataatacgggaattattaaatagttattttataataaaaaaatgtttattatgaaaaacacatgaaaatataaaaaactgtaGGTGTGTGGATGAACAGTAGCACATATCGATTAGTAGGTGTGCTAAGGCTATATTAATCTAATGTTTTTTGACTAGTCTGaatgatttattaatatattactatattaataatatatattaatatatctacAAACACAATATATCTATTTTTCTTCCAATGTAAAGTGGCTCTGTTTAGCCTTATTTCATCATTGATCATTACCAAAGCTAGCAACTAGGTTCCACCTATACACAGGTACAACAAAAACATCACATGACTGAAATATAAACTGAGAATATAGAAAAGACATTCAGAGTCCTTCTTTGTTCTTTAAAACAAAGGACAAAGCATACCTTTAGTCCCCATAGGTGTAGGGCAGTCCAGAGGCACTGGGGGCAGGATTCGGGTGTAGTAGGTGTTGTTGGAATAGGTCTCCCAGTTCACGTAGTCATATTTGGAGTTGTAGGTGGGAGGGCTGGGAATTAAGTTGGCTCGCACTGTGAGAGAACAGAGGCAAAAACAATACAGTGGAAAGAATGTAATGCAATGCTATGAATGACTTCTGGAACTGGAATAATTACAAattacaacaattaaaaaaaagtacaaaagtctAATGTTAAAAAACTCTTGATTAAACTTAGTAAAAATAGTTCTTTATAATTAAATATGGCAGAGCATTTTAAATCAATATACCTTCATTAACAAGGTTTTGAACTTAAATtaacctgattgtgccatctctaccaatATGCCTCTTAGATCATGTAAATCACACCACATACATTTGGTTTGTGTTTGGTGGAATTTTCTTCAGTAAGCATATTATTTTCAGCATattgtaattaa from Astyanax mexicanus isolate ESR-SI-001 chromosome 22, AstMex3_surface, whole genome shotgun sequence includes:
- the ptgs1 gene encoding prostaglandin G/H synthase 1, with protein sequence MKVSQVLLLCTFTLLQEWTLCTGEVEEENSAPAKTVNPCCYYPCQNRGVCVRYGLEGYECDCTRTGYYGQNCTNPEFWTRIYEFLRPGPDFTHYILTHFHWLWDIINKTFLREWLMRVVLTVRANLIPSPPTYNSKYDYVNWETYSNNTYYTRILPPVPLDCPTPMGTKGKTELPDPKLMVEKFMLRRKFRPDPQGTNLMFAFFAQHFTHQFFKTHNRVGLGFTKALSHGVDAGHIYGDNLDRQLGLRLHKDGKLKYQIIKGEMYPPTVAESNVNMSYPPSVPPEQQMAIGQEVFGLLPGLSMYATLWLREHNRVCDILKEEHPTWGDEQLFQTTRLIIIGETIRIVIEDYVQHLSGYYLKLKFDPTLLFRAQFQYQNRISVEFNQLYHWHPLMPDSFLIDRDEISYSQFIFNTSILTDYGVEKLVQAFSTQAAGQIGGGYNIPKVVARVAEGVIKESRELRLRPFNEYRKRFNLKPYTSFYELTGDKEMARELEELYGDIEALEFYPALLLEKTRPGAIFGESMVEMGAPFSLKGLLGNPICSPEYWKPSTFGGKTGFDIVNSATLERLVCLNAKWCPYVSFHVPPPGSHRREESSESRSEL